TTTGTGAATGTCACCGTATCACTTGCTTTTCGTGCGCGGCCCTTACAGGCACAGCTTATTCCTAAGGGCACATGGCAAGGCCAGTGGTGCTTCGGCTCGctactgtttgttttctttggggaCGGTTTTTAACGGGGTGCTCGCAGCTTGCTCAGAAGACGCTGCTCCCGGCGCGTAACGGCGTTATGGAAGATAAGCGGGTGTTTGCTCCCCAACGTCCCCCCCACCTTGCTTCCCTCCCCTGCTTTCGAGGAGGAGGCGGTTTCAGGGGAGCGGCAGCAGACGCTGCCCCGGCACAAGGAGGGGCGGAACGGGGCGGCGGCCTGTGTACCGGCACAcggcgggggggcgggaggaCCCGCGGCGCGGGGCGACGCTCGGGGACGTGGCCGTGGCGCGTAGGCAGGCACGCGGTGTTTACGGTTGAATGAGGGGCGAGGCCAAGGAGCGCTACGTCAGAGTGGGGcggaggcaggggcagggcgggcaggctgcaggcaggggccggggccggggccgggggcggtgacgcgcggggcggggcggggctgggcgCGGCCGGGCGCGCTGCCCCGCGGCACTCAGGGGTGCCCGCCCGCCTCCTTCTCCCCGGCATGGGGCTCGGGATCCGGCCGGGACTCCGCCGGCGACGCTGACCTGAGCGGCGCCCGCCGCTGCcggccctccccgccccgcggccccaCAGCCCCGCAGGGAGgaggccgggcggcggcggcggccggcgccCGCGGGCGGTCGGGCGGCGCGGGGCTCGGGACCCGGAAGCAGAAGCGGGGCCGGGAGGCGGCTGGATGGGAaggagcggcggcgggcggcgatGGGGGAGCAGCAGAGCTCGCTGAGCGCCCcgcgggcggccgccgccgccgcgccgccgccgagcCCGGCCGGGGGCCCGCGGGCGCCCAGCCCGGAGGAGCCGCCTCCGCCGCGAGAGCCggccccgggcggcggggcggacGGGCCGGGGCGAAGCGGGGAGACgtcgccgcccgccgccggccccgagCGGCGAGGGGccgaagaggaggaggaggcggaggcggcggcCCTGGCGGAGCAGCCGGCGGCGGCCCTGGCGGAGGAGGGGCCGGAGCCGGAGGGGGTTaacggccgccgccgccccccgcggcgGCACGTGTACTGCACCGTCTACTGCGTGGAGAACGACCGGCCGGTGgcggcccccgcccccccgcacGGCGGACCTGGCCCCGGcgtggggcagcccccggcgcggcgcggggtGGCGGCGGGTGGCGACCCTCTGTCAGCGGGCGGCAGCATCGAGGTGGTGGACTTGTACCTGCTGCCGGAGCCCTTCTCCGGGCTGATCGCGGGGGAGTTCGGGCCGCtgctggtgctgagctgccGGGTGTGCCTGGAGGAGAAGCCCATCAAGCCCCTTTCCTGCTGCAAGAAGGCGGTGTGCGAGGAGTGCCTCAAGCGGTACCTCAGCTCCCAGGTACGGCCCGGCGGGCGCCGCGAAGCCGTGCTGAGGGTtgggggggcgggcggggagggcgcTCGGCGGTGCGATcgccgctgccgcccgccgTGGGGCCGGGGACCGTGAGGCGCCGGCAGCTCGACCATCACTCCGGGCCGGGCGAGTTGACTCGGGTGGCGTGGGGACCGCATCCCGTCCCGAACGGAGAGCGTTTGGCAGCCGCCCGCCTCTGAGGTGGTAATGTAGCGCCCGGCCGACCCCGGAGCGCTTGCCCGCGCCTTGTTAGGCAGCCGGCCGGGTCGGGCGCTTTTCTGTTTTTAGGCTCTTTCCGTCTTTATAAGGGATTTTTCTCCTTGAATTCTCAAACTCTCCCTGTTAACGTGGCTGGCACCAGCCGCGTTTAACGGGGAGTGCGGGGAACGGTAAGGAGCAGAGTTTGGGAGCGGCAGCGGCCGCCCCTGAGGCGACGCCTGGAGTCGGGCTGGGGGTTTGGGCCGCAGCCCCTCGCACCGCTCGGCGCCTTGTGCTTGCGGGTGTTTGGCGTGCCCTTGGCGGACTCTGCCGCCGCTCGTCCTGCTCCTGTGAGCACACATCGTGTCTGGTGCTACGCCAGTCATGTAAGATGAAAATGGGGGGACGACGACGTGCGGCCATTCGTGAAGAGTCACAGTTACAACAGTAAACAACAACTTTTtatggagggagaaaaaaaaacaaagcacaagaaCTTTTTCCCTCCTGGTCAGATAGCTGCTCATCCTGAGTAGGTGGCTACTCATGTATAGGCCGCTTATTTCTTTATCCCTGTTTTGTCAGTCAGGATTGCTGTTTCAAACCGAAATCGTCAGCCTGAAAACAAAGCTCTGCCTTCCCTAGTGTTTTTAGTAGCTTAGTTTAGCATCACAAAACACTTGTGCATTGTTTCTGCCGCTAGTGTAGGCATGCCCTAACCCCAGGGAGCAATGGGAGAAGTATGGGTACgtgggaaaaacaaaactagaTAAACCCTTTGCTTACCACCTTTTATGTTTGTATTCAACAGAAGCTTCTGGGACGTGCTCGGTCGAGATGTGCTGCTGTGGTGGTAGAATGAGGTTTTACACCTGTtggggctgggagctgtgctggggcagcctgtgctcctgctggGCTGCGTGCATAGGGACGGGATGGGTGGCCACAGCTACCCCCACGCGCTATAAATAGTTGTCGGGCTGTTCTGACCAGGGAACATTTCACTGCTTGGAAATTGCACGTGCTGGCTGAAGAGAAGCATGTGCTCCTCTCCGGGCATTGGTACCCTGTGTAGCATTTACTGCTGCTGGTAGCATTTGTTCTGGCTAATAGTAAACTAATTAGCATTTTTGCGGACCGCCTTTGTTATGTTTAGATAATAAGGAAGGGTTTAATGTGAGAACTGATGAATGGGAGAAGCAAAGTTGTGTTTCATATGTCTCCTGTAACACTGAGACTCGGGAACACGTAGTAGGACTTCATGCACAGAGCCCAGAATGGTTTGGTTTGCAGTTAAGTGGTGGACTGGAAGCTGTCAGCCAGTTCTTAGAGCTTGTGCCACCTTCGTGTTTGCCGCTGAGGTCATGTGTTGGAATATTGTCTTACTTTGAAACTGGAAATTGCAGTGTGGTGTGATGTCAGGGTGGTCTTCTCTGGCTTCTGcaggtgcctgcagccagctgctctACAAGTTGGCACAATGAATTGTGGTAGTTATTCCCCATTAAAACAGGTAGTAAAACGTTTCAAGGAACGGCAGGGCAGAGCCGTCAGTAATGACCTCAGATGATGAAATTCAGATGTCTGCATTGTAGGCTTAAACACTGAATTCAGGTATCCAcgctcttatttttttttaaatcagtgagGAAAAAGAGGTGGGGTTAGGGTATAATTTGTCTAAAAGAGTTGAAATGCCACTAGATGTGCCTGTTTTGTCCTGTTTGCTTCCTTTGAGTAAGAAGGGGTGTAGGGTCTTACAAGGCTTGAGGAAAAAGTTGTAACAGAGTGAGATTCTGCCCAAACACCAAATAGGTTTGGTATTAGCTGTGAGCTAAACCAATACAGAAGGTAGTCTACAGTGATCCATGGAAGTTATGTGATCGAGTAGCTAAAGCCATAGTGAAGAACTCTTCTGCAAGGTTTAGGCTGGACTGTTGGAGGATGACCTAGCAGCTTGGTGGCTGGAACAGCTGGCTGGCCTGGGCCCCATGAAGTGGGTTTAGCATTGGCCAGCTGTTGGATGCATAGGCAAGGATGTCCTCTTCAAGGAGGCCACAACTATTGCTGAACACTCTGCAAAGCTTATCCCAGCAGCTATTAAAAGGTCTGCTTGGCAGATAGCCATATGGGTACTTACTGCTGAGCATAGAAGATGGAGCAGGGATACAGATGTGGAGGAGGGGATGTGTGCAGCAGGGATACCGATCTTGAGGAGGGAGATTCACAGAGCACTTCTGTGGGTGTGTTGTTATAGATGCTGTTATCAGGCAGAATTTTAGTTGCTTGATAGATTTGTtcagggaaaaaggaaacaaaatactcTCAAGTAACAGTCCTGTGTGTTCTTTCCCtatcttccttttttgaaaagaacaagaaagtgATATTTCTTTGAGAAGAACAAAAAGTGATGTATCCTTCCTTTGTGCTGTGGAAGGACCCTGTGACTCATtctgaggagagagaaaaggcttCTCCATGTCAGTTATGTTAGAGGAGTTTCTGGGAAGGATGAGTGGAAAGGCAGTATAGGATAGAAATGTCACCTTTCATCTTTAAGACATAGCACTTCatgtagcaaagaaaaaaaaatttactgaaaATTCAAAAGGAGTAAATGTTGTcaaacagaaacagcttttcagttttaacagatttttcacTTCAGGTACAGGCAGCTTGATCTAGGGATGTACCTGAaactcaaaacaaaccaactgaaacacaaaaccccaagcAGCAATATGCGCTGTTAAGATCTGGCTTCCTTGTCAGAGAAGTAGCAATCTGTGCCCTTTGTTTGAGAGGACATTGGCTGACTCTGTCTCTGGAGAAGCAGTGGTCTTTCATGCTGAAAATGTGGAGTATGTTGGCAGAAGTATAATGcttaaaataattcatgttGCCTTtaatatctgtgtgtgtgttttcccaCTGAAGAAAGATGGATTCTTGATGATGGTTTCATTGTGATTTCTGAAATGATGGTTAATGGAGTAGCAAAGTAAAACCCTGTTAATGCAATCTGCCCTATTCTATGCAAACACATAACAGCATCAGAGCTTCTGCCTTGGAGCCCTTTATAGATAAGAAAATCAACTGAAGTTTTAGGCATTGTTGAAGATTATCCAGATGAAAACACTCCCGCTACAGAGTTTGCTTGTAGTGTTACTGGCATGCTGGAAAATGAGGGTAATTGATTTAGGAATGTCGCATCTGAAGGTCCTTAGAGGTTAATTCCAGTCTTTCTTATCACTGGCACCTTCCTGCATAATCCCTTTCAAAGATTTAATGGCTGGAGCAGAAGCTCAGCAGGCGAGCCTGGAGCACCCAGGCTGATCTGGAGCCTGACTTTTGGTAAATTGCATAACTTCATCTCTGCCTCAATTTAGCTATTCTCCTGGCCTAATACTCACAGACCCCTCAGGGCTTTTCAGGGTCTGACTATGGCCAGTTTATCTaccattcaaaacaaaattactatTACTTTATTCTCTTGGACCCAGAGAAACTGAGAGAGGGGAAGGTATGGGTGATGGGTTAGCATGAAAGAGGTTGTGGCTCTTGCACCTCAGGACCTGATATGGGTCCCAGAGAGCCTGGGTCAGGTCCCAGTAAACCGTAGCTTCAGGAATTGATGCAGCCCAAAGCTGTTCTTTGTTGTTACGTTTGATCACAAACATCAAATGGATGAGGCTGAAGAGTGGGAATGTTTGAAATGTCAGTGCTCTTCCAGGACCGTGGTGCTCATGGAGGCCATCTTCATGGGCACTCAGGTATGTGCCAAGTGAGGTTGGGGTCAGCAAGGTGGGGGAACTGTTTCCCCTTTGTCTGGGAACTGTGGGCTTCTACAGTCGTGCACCCAGCATACAAACTGGGGACAGGGGAGAAGAACAGGGGTGCTCAATTTCACAGATGTAGTATTGCATTCACATCTCCTTCAGTTCCCATTTTCCTCTCCATTTAACATAGCACCAAGCCTGGGTTATTCCAGAAACTGTGTTCAGACATAGGTTTGCTACGTGAGTGATTCACTTTTTAACATCTCCTTGCTGCTTGTATGTCTGAGTCATATTTGCACCTGGTTCTGCTTTTTGTCCAGTTGTGTGTGGACAGTGGGATGGTGGGAGTGGGGTTTGTttggaaattttctttaaaaataaacgaATAGGTATGGGAAGAATTTTTACTTGAGAGGGAGAAGACCTAAAGTTTAACTAGGTTTTTATATTTAACTTATCCCAGCCTGGTAAAGAGGCTAAGGTTTATATGTGTTTTCTCATCTCCCTAATCTGTAATCCTGACAAGTGCTATTCAGAACAACAAACTCGCTCTTCACTTTTTAGCAAGTATTGTCTAAACCAAAATAACATTTGCTGTTTCCTAATATCTATAAAGTACAACATGTTctctaataaatatttgaagcTACATGTATGTCATTGTATCTatacttttttcacttttcctatAAAGTGGCTGTGAAAGTTTTATAGAAACCTTAGTGATTTGACTGCCTGCTTTTTCTACATGCAAATTAGGAAACCTGATAATCCAGTTTTGATCCTATACTCATTAGTGatgctttattttgtaaatCTTATAATTCTTTGGGAGCAGTCGTTCTTACAGTAAAAGACTTCGGGTGAATTAATTTAAACAGCATACTATATTCTCAGTCAGATATGATGATGCTTTAATTATAGGAACTCCAATGAGATTAGTGGCCATGAGTAAATTGGAAGGGATTGCTAGGGGTGGGGAGGGGCTGCATCCAACAGCATTTTGTGCATGGCTGGTTTTGGTGGGACTAAAATCCAGGTCTCCTCTCCTGAGCGTCAGCTGCGGAGGTTGTCTTCCCTTTGCCCGGGACCTGCTACCAGTCTTCCTCTCTCTGTGACCTGAGATCTTGTTTTTGacccctttcttttctgtgcatgATCTCTTTCTGAAAGACCTGggcaaaaaaagcagcagactgTTACAGTTAGGATTTTTGTGGGGCATGTGATTATAAAGCCACGTAGTGAAGAGGAGAATTTAGGAGCAGGCTGTATTGCCTAAAACTAGTACTGGCTTGGAGCTGGAGGGGCTTGACACCTGTGTGCCTCTTCAGGTGTCTGACGGTATCTTATAAATGATACACCTTCAAAGCTGTAGTCTGGTTGCTGATGAAAACCAGCCAGCAGAAATGTAGGCACCAAGTGCTGAATCATCTGATGGTTAATAAGCTGCTTGTGCCCTGAGTCAAACCAGAGCTCAGAACGGCCACTGTCATTCAGTGGGGGAGAAGCTCTGTGTTTGCAATTGCTATTAATCCAAAAACATACTCTGACACTAGCTAGTGAGTTGCTAGGATGGCTGCTGACTGGCTACCAGGAGCTGGTGGCAGGACGAGTGGCCACCCTCCAACTGATGTTGCAAGAACACAGAGGTTTccaaaggaggaagagaggtgCAGGAAGAGAAGAGTCTATATTTATTACCTGCTCTATTACAGGCTTTCTAAACCAAATCAGCTGCTTCAGCCACTGTAACATGGCTATGTTCTGAgtagagggaggaggcagataGACCTGGTCCATCAGCTGTGAGCAGCCTGTAAGCTGCAGAAGGACCTAAACCTCTTCACTGTTATTTTCAGCAAATAGCTTCTGAAAGTCTGTACtgttcttctgctgtgttgtatgCAGAGGCAGTGCTGAAATGTTGCTGCATAGCCAGCTGTCCAAGGGTTACTGTCACAGCTCAGGATAATGCCCAAGTACCTTTAAGATCATGAGCATTCATCTTTAAGGTTGCTAGGCATATGGCTGGCTTTTAGTCACTCTTGAATGCTTGTCGATGGATCCAGTTTGGGCCAAAACTTGTTTGGAACAACATTTCACAAAATTAAGCATAGctggaaatacttttaaattctttttgaagaaaagtagTTTTGAGCAATGTTCTTGAATGGTAGTACTGCCTAGTTGTCCTAGTGTGTGTGTCATCATGCCACCACTTTGTGTGGTATGTTTGTTCCCTCTGTCGAAGTAGCTGCAAGCTTACCCTACATGGATAGCTATGACTTCCTCTTGTTTGGATAAGTCTTTGCCAGATGTAGGACTGGAATAGGTGGCCATAGAGTGAAGGGGGAAAAGAGTGGCTGTTCTTACAGCTAAGAtgatttctgttaaaattctAATCTGTAGGATCAGAGATGTTGGGGCTAGAAAAGATGGTGCCACCTTtgaacagcagcaggaagggtTTTGCTGATGGGGGAAAGCCTGAATTCCTGGGGTGAGCATAAAGGGTGTCATGAAATTGTTGATGTTGGTAGCAAGGGGTGAGGTTAAACGGCAAGTCCTCTAGTGGTGCTGTGAATTTGTTGGTGTTGATAGTAAACCTGATTTTGAAGGGTAAAGACTTCCTATTAATGTGAAATTGCAGTGGGAGATGAGAACTGATTTGTTTTAACTTGGGTTGAGGTCCGATTTTGAAAATGTGGAATTTCTGGGAAGCAGAAGCCCTGCTTGTCAGCTATCTCCCGTGGCCAGTGTGTTGTACCTTGCTGGTCGGTCGGAGGTGTTGGCATTGGGGACTGTAGACAGGGTGAGCCATGAGAAAGGACACTGTCTGTGGTGTACcttccctcccactgctcccaccagctgctcccaggagcTACCAGATGCAGGTATGGACTCAGTCCAGgaattttaaagtgaaatgaGTTGAAAAGTGAACTGTTGGGTTTTAATTGCCcaaacaaagagaaatgaagGAGTTAAATGGTGGTTGGGAAGGCCTTCAGCTCACCTCTGCCTGGTTCCTCTGTTTCTCCACCCAGAGCAACTCTTCTTTCAACTGCTCTGGGGCCTCTTGGCCCTTCATTCCTCTCTTCTTCTTGTACAAATATCTCGCTTCCTGCTGTCTAAACCAGCCAGGCTCAAGGAAAGTACGTATCTTACAAGACCAGGATGTAAGTACATTGTCGAAATGATTAAGAGTCGTAAGGGATGTAAtttcttcaaaagaattttAACTGGTGAAGAAGGGCATTATTTACCCACCCTTGTTACACTGGTTTATCTGTCTTTCAGTATGCTTTAGCTGCTTGTGCTTGtttatcttcctcttttttttttttaacactttctttacaaattctgtttaaaaaaaacccagtcctTGCCTGTAGGATTTTGTTAGCCAAGTACCTATGACTTTTTTCTAGTATagtctatatttttttctagtataGAAAAAGTGACGAATTTATCTAGTGATGAAGAGGCTATTTAAACTTTGAGTCCATTTTTAAGTACTTCAAAAACTTTTGCTAggcaaagaaatgcattttatttggaAGTTAATGTgaacataaaagcaaaagcattccTGTTGAACAGCCAGTTCttaaatgtacatttttctgctgtggcACGCATATGTTTACTGTATAGGTGAATAAAATTTGTGACAGCAGTTACTTTATGTAagtgaaataggaaaaaattagAATGAAGAACAAATTCAAGACTTTACTCATAAAGAAGACTTTATGGATTTCTGTGCATAAGGTCAAAAGTGTAACAGTTTAAGGCAGATTTGGAACTGGACCTGAAATAGCTTCAAGTCCACGTTTACCTGAGTAGCTACCTCTCTGCTTCAATTTAAGATTGATGTATATTTTCCTTGACAAGCTTGTTGTGATGTATGGTTGCTCCTGTTTATTTACTTAATTGTGAGAAAGGCTGTGTGCTTCCTAGATTACAATTTCATGAAAAGATAAATTTCTAAAGCTATCCCACTTCCTTTTCCTTATGACCTTGC
This Phalacrocorax aristotelis chromosome 3, bGulAri2.1, whole genome shotgun sequence DNA region includes the following protein-coding sequences:
- the RNF217 gene encoding E3 ubiquitin-protein ligase RNF217 isoform X2, coding for MGEQQSSLSAPRAAAAAAPPPSPAGGPRAPSPEEPPPPREPAPGGGADGPGRSGETSPPAAGPERRGAEEEEEAEAAALAEQPAAALAEEGPEPEGVNGRRRPPRRHVYCTVYCVENDRPVAAPAPPHGGPGPGVGQPPARRGVAAGGDPLSAGGSIEVVDLYLLPEPFSGLIAGEFGPLLVLSCRVCLEEKPIKPLSCCKKAVCEECLKRYLSSQVQLGQADIKCPITECSEHLDETTVLYNLPHDDIIKYKYFLELSRIDSSTKPCPQCKHFTTFRRRGHIPTPAKLENKYKIHIQRTEGCDHMTCSQCNTNFCYRCGERYRQLRFFGDHTSNLSIFGCKYRYLPERPHLRRLVRGSVCAGKLLITPLILVLGLALGAIAVVIGLFVFPIYCLCKKQRKRSRTGMPW